Proteins from a genomic interval of Bacteroidales bacterium:
- a CDS encoding PQQ-like beta-propeller repeat protein, giving the protein MKTKRRNKSGLSLIAMLIMFVISGMESEAQDWPQWRGPDRDGISKETGLNLDWSESKPPLLWVFKQAGSGYSSPSIVGTTLYCQGAADDNDFAFALDTKTGNLKWKQSLGKLFVMDRGNGPRGTVTVDGDKLYLIRGGGQLHCLSAADGKLLWQKDFRTDFGGNIMSNSDWGFSESPLVDGDLVICTPGGDGGTMIALNKNTGDLVWRSTEWKDMGGYSSPIVAEVDGIRQYIQLARNGVAGIAAKDGKLLWSANVGGNRTAAIPTPIYHDHMVYVTSGYNAGCAGLRLAKDGDKFNVETVYTNRNMSNHHGGVVLVGDHIYGYSDGPGWVCQNLGTGETVWKQRISEPGKGAVTSIGSRLLCLDERTGSLTVVSATPDGWKEFGRLEIPERSEVSSMDKMVWTHPVIANGKLYIRDHDLLFCFDLKNNVL; this is encoded by the coding sequence ATGAAAACGAAAAGAAGAAATAAATCAGGTTTGTCATTGATTGCTATGTTAATTATGTTCGTAATTTCCGGAATGGAATCAGAAGCCCAGGACTGGCCGCAATGGCGGGGTCCGGACCGTGACGGTATATCGAAAGAAACCGGTTTAAACCTGGATTGGTCGGAAAGTAAACCACCGCTTTTATGGGTATTCAAACAGGCAGGTTCCGGATATTCCTCTCCGTCTATTGTCGGAACCACGCTTTATTGTCAGGGAGCTGCAGACGATAATGATTTTGCATTCGCCCTGGATACGAAAACCGGCAACCTGAAGTGGAAACAATCACTAGGAAAACTGTTCGTTATGGACCGGGGTAACGGTCCCCGCGGTACGGTTACGGTTGACGGCGATAAATTATATCTAATCCGTGGAGGCGGTCAATTGCACTGCCTTTCGGCTGCTGACGGCAAGTTGCTGTGGCAAAAGGATTTCAGGACTGATTTTGGCGGTAACATCATGTCAAATTCGGATTGGGGTTTCAGCGAGTCGCCGCTGGTAGACGGTGATCTCGTTATCTGCACCCCTGGTGGTGACGGAGGAACTATGATAGCGCTCAACAAAAATACAGGCGATTTAGTATGGAGATCTACGGAATGGAAAGATATGGGAGGTTACTCTTCCCCGATCGTAGCCGAAGTCGACGGGATCCGGCAGTATATCCAACTGGCGCGTAACGGCGTGGCAGGTATAGCGGCAAAAGACGGAAAATTATTGTGGAGCGCTAATGTCGGTGGTAACAGGACCGCTGCCATCCCGACACCCATCTATCATGACCATATGGTTTACGTTACTTCAGGGTACAACGCCGGCTGTGCCGGTCTCAGGCTTGCCAAAGATGGAGATAAATTCAATGTTGAGACCGTATACACCAACAGGAATATGTCCAACCATCACGGTGGCGTCGTTCTGGTGGGCGATCATATATACGGTTATTCGGATGGTCCGGGATGGGTGTGCCAGAATCTGGGGACAGGTGAAACAGTATGGAAACAGAGGATCAGCGAACCCGGTAAAGGCGCGGTAACCAGTATCGGCAGCCGCCTGCTCTGTCTTGACGAAAGAACCGGTTCACTCACTGTCGTATCTGCTACCCCGGACGGCTGGAAAGAGTTTGGCCGACTGGAAATACCGGAAAGATCCGAAGTGTCATCCATGGACAAAATGGTGTGGACTCATCCTGTTATCGCTAATGGCAAACTTTACATAAGGGATCATGATTTGCTGTTTTGTTTCGATTTAAAAAATAATGTTTTGTAG